From the Pedobacter cryoconitis genome, one window contains:
- a CDS encoding sensor histidine kinase yields the protein MKRWLLTLVFCWCFIASAQTTLSLDDDAAYIVRYEKKVAQLKNDSAKAFGYLQLSSYCRLIADTVKIKRYLAAGKQLAGKNLFLEAAVPYFESLSLLTTGNMPLIQNKLMEAEKKMSALTSKDAFMIRGLIWHAYSTSQQIQGKENEATKNFIGKALPYAKKSGNLFLIGNVNKSVGIGFMNANQRDLAAQYLNIAIKNIEHASTDNPVRLEILVETYVAAAENDIYRKQLTNAKINLDRAYEIIKPHPASNLFYKFDYVQGIYYNRVKQYDKGLEHFEHGIALGLNDPRSVHSVNRLMYGRYETLSLKKDFKKAGAQLEDLIKSPYILSTDKKMYYKDLAKVYTNGGLTSQALKWSEKYIHLSDSLYEAKFQNDIIEMEKKYREADNQQQIARLKIQKKNAELTAKNNKQLAWFLGIIGLFLLILFITIWLLLKNQRHLASQKLLEIERQQQLALSKAMLDAEEKERNRMATDLHDGLGGMLAGVKINLSSFASGNEMENHSFELQKIISQLDSSATELRNIARNMMPQTLINFGLETALKEFCDSMMRPDLEIDFEALNINPDIPFPKQAIIYRIVQEILTNILKHANATEIVLQCSQRQNRFYITAEDNGKGFDVDANNLKSGMGLANIKNRVQYLGGILEISSEINEGTTINIELEAD from the coding sequence ATGAAAAGATGGTTACTAACTTTAGTATTTTGTTGGTGCTTTATAGCCAGTGCACAAACAACACTTTCCCTTGATGATGACGCAGCTTACATTGTCCGCTATGAGAAGAAAGTTGCCCAATTAAAAAACGATAGTGCTAAAGCATTTGGTTATTTACAGCTATCCAGCTATTGCAGGCTAATTGCCGACACGGTAAAAATAAAACGGTATTTGGCTGCGGGTAAACAACTGGCTGGGAAAAACTTATTTTTAGAAGCCGCAGTACCGTACTTTGAAAGCTTGAGCCTTTTGACAACAGGTAATATGCCATTAATACAAAATAAATTAATGGAGGCTGAAAAAAAAATGTCTGCGCTTACTAGTAAAGATGCTTTTATGATTCGAGGTCTGATTTGGCATGCTTACAGTACCTCTCAGCAAATACAGGGCAAAGAAAATGAGGCCACAAAAAATTTTATTGGCAAGGCACTTCCTTATGCTAAAAAGTCGGGTAACTTATTTTTAATTGGCAATGTAAATAAATCTGTAGGAATAGGTTTTATGAATGCCAATCAACGGGATCTGGCTGCTCAATACTTAAATATAGCAATCAAAAATATTGAACATGCTTCAACTGACAATCCTGTCAGGCTGGAAATATTAGTTGAAACCTATGTAGCCGCGGCCGAAAATGACATTTACCGAAAGCAATTAACAAATGCAAAAATTAATTTAGATAGAGCATATGAAATCATAAAACCGCATCCGGCATCTAACCTATTTTATAAGTTCGATTATGTACAAGGCATTTATTACAACAGGGTTAAACAATATGATAAAGGTTTAGAACATTTTGAACACGGAATTGCCCTGGGTTTAAATGATCCGCGATCTGTTCATTCGGTAAACCGTCTAATGTATGGCAGGTATGAGACCCTTAGCTTGAAAAAAGACTTCAAAAAAGCTGGTGCTCAATTGGAAGATTTAATTAAGAGTCCGTATATATTAAGCACCGATAAGAAAATGTACTACAAAGATCTGGCTAAGGTGTATACTAACGGAGGTCTTACTAGTCAGGCTTTGAAATGGTCTGAGAAGTACATTCATCTCAGCGATAGTTTATACGAGGCAAAATTCCAAAACGATATTATTGAGATGGAAAAAAAGTACAGGGAAGCTGATAATCAACAACAAATAGCCAGGTTAAAAATACAAAAGAAAAATGCGGAGTTAACGGCGAAAAACAATAAACAATTGGCGTGGTTTTTAGGCATAATAGGTTTATTTTTGTTGATTTTATTTATAACCATTTGGCTGTTACTTAAAAACCAGCGCCATCTAGCCAGCCAGAAGTTGTTAGAAATAGAACGACAACAGCAGCTAGCGTTAAGCAAAGCCATGTTAGATGCAGAAGAAAAAGAGCGAAACCGAATGGCTACTGATCTGCACGACGGACTTGGTGGAATGCTGGCTGGGGTTAAAATAAACTTATCAAGTTTTGCGAGCGGCAACGAGATGGAAAACCATAGCTTTGAGCTACAAAAAATTATCAGTCAATTGGATAGCTCAGCCACCGAATTGAGAAATATTGCAAGGAATATGATGCCCCAAACCTTGATTAATTTTGGCTTGGAAACTGCCTTAAAAGAATTTTGTGATAGTATGATGAGACCTGATCTTGAAATAGATTTTGAAGCACTCAACATTAACCCGGATATACCTTTTCCAAAGCAAGCCATTATATACCGAATTGTGCAGGAAATCTTAACTAACATACTTAAACATGCAAATGCTACAGAAATTGTTTTGCAGTGCAGTCAACGTCAAAATCGTTTTTATATTACCGCAGAAGACAATGGTAAAGGGTTTGACGTTGATGCCAATAACTTAAAAAGTGGAATGGGCCTGGCCAACATCAAAAACAGGGTACAGTATTTGGGTGGCATTTTAGAGATCTCTTCTGAAATAAATGAGGGAACAACTATAAATATAGAGCTTGAAGCAGACTGA
- a CDS encoding TolC family protein: MKLLFILIISLSGLLSSFAQSQTDTANVFMLQDLEVMVFRNHPIVKQAALLSESARANVMQSLGYFDPGIRAGFDRKMFGNKNYYNRWVSELKVPLWLAGADLKIGYDRNVGDYVNPETSTSTAGLAGIGLSIPLGQGLLIDSRRNTLRQAKIMVSYAEAERVKQINAIWYSIVKDYWNWYFFYNQFQLINEGLELAQTRFKAISRQTSLGDKASIDSVEAAITVQDRMIQYEKMKIDLLNARLTLSNHLWSDEAQPLELPEKARPLQSIQLQDKPQRQVLDTLLEFAAGSHPELIKLRIKGEQLAVERSYRKEMLKPKLNVSGSLLSARRSFNSYVPDNYDFKMGNYKLGFEFALPLFLRAERGKLKEVKIKQQELAYDMQQSNREIRNSVLTSYNHLNAYGEQLAVQVRSISNQEVLLNGESSKFDLGESTLFLINSRESKLIDMKIKREEMISGYQKTLAELYYKAGSRMLFHL; the protein is encoded by the coding sequence ATGAAGTTGTTATTCATCTTAATTATATCATTATCCGGTTTGCTAAGCTCCTTTGCACAATCGCAAACTGATACTGCCAATGTATTTATGTTACAGGATCTGGAGGTAATGGTATTTCGTAATCACCCTATAGTTAAACAGGCAGCGCTGCTTAGTGAATCTGCACGCGCAAATGTAATGCAATCGCTTGGCTATTTCGATCCTGGAATCAGGGCTGGTTTCGACAGGAAGATGTTTGGCAATAAGAACTATTATAATCGCTGGGTGAGCGAACTGAAAGTACCGCTTTGGCTTGCTGGTGCGGACCTTAAAATAGGATACGACCGTAATGTTGGTGATTATGTAAACCCGGAAACATCTACTTCTACAGCTGGTTTGGCGGGTATTGGCCTCAGTATTCCTTTGGGGCAGGGTTTGTTGATAGACAGCAGAAGAAATACATTAAGGCAGGCAAAAATTATGGTCAGCTATGCAGAAGCCGAACGTGTAAAGCAGATCAATGCCATTTGGTATAGTATTGTTAAGGACTACTGGAACTGGTATTTCTTTTATAATCAGTTTCAACTGATCAATGAAGGACTGGAGCTTGCACAGACAAGATTTAAGGCAATCAGCAGGCAAACAAGTTTGGGCGATAAGGCTAGCATTGATTCGGTTGAAGCAGCTATTACTGTGCAGGACCGAATGATTCAGTATGAAAAGATGAAAATAGACCTGCTAAATGCGAGGCTTACTTTATCTAACCATTTATGGAGTGATGAAGCGCAGCCACTGGAATTGCCGGAGAAGGCCCGCCCGCTTCAGTCCATACAATTGCAGGATAAACCTCAAAGGCAAGTATTAGATACTTTGCTGGAATTTGCAGCGGGGAGCCATCCTGAACTGATCAAGTTGCGTATCAAAGGAGAACAGCTCGCAGTGGAGCGCTCTTACAGAAAAGAAATGCTGAAACCTAAACTTAATGTAAGCGGATCGTTATTATCTGCACGCAGAAGTTTTAACAGCTACGTTCCTGATAATTACGATTTCAAGATGGGTAATTATAAGCTCGGATTCGAATTTGCACTCCCTCTTTTCCTTCGTGCAGAGCGGGGCAAATTAAAAGAGGTGAAGATCAAGCAGCAAGAATTAGCATATGATATGCAGCAATCCAATCGTGAAATCAGGAATTCGGTACTGACCAGTTACAATCATTTAAATGCCTACGGTGAACAGCTTGCGGTCCAGGTGAGAAGCATTTCAAACCAGGAAGTATTGTTGAATGGTGAATCTTCTAAGTTTGATCTGGGTGAAAGTACCTTGTTTCTGATCAATAGCCGTGAATCTAAATTGATTGACATGAAAATCAAACGGGAAGAAATGATTTCAGGTTATCAGAAAACATTGGCAGAGCTTTATTATAAAGCGGGTAGCAGGATGTTGTTTCATTTATAG
- a CDS encoding HlyD family secretion protein: MGNHRQVNHQANWENLGDKTSQSLLRMRKVLVLERIMLVAFLLSLGILFLPWRQTIPGKGTVTALRPQDRPQTIQNQIGGRIERWHVSEGQKVRQGDTILLISEISQSYFDTELPLRLKEQLKAKQGSEAAARQKMRATEDQIGALGRGLNFQLVAAENKVKQSMNYVQSDSADLQALRQFYRVSQSRLARYEQGFKDGLFSLTDIETRRLNVQNDNAKLIAQENKLNSSKQSMLNAQIELDNIRAKYQESLAKAQSDMGTALSGEASAQGDIAKLRNEIASIDFRRGLYVVRAPQDGYVIKTMKAGIGEMIKEGESVATLQPENPLVAAEIYVNAMDVPLMQEGSEVRLQFVGWPSVQFSGWPSVAVGTFAGRVFSIDRMISANGTYRVLVKQMVPVPQADEPWPVQLRQGSGVFGRVILNSVPVWYEIWRQLNGFPPSLEREPKSNQVK, from the coding sequence ATGGGTAATCATCGTCAGGTAAACCACCAGGCCAATTGGGAAAACCTTGGAGATAAGACCAGTCAGTCTTTACTGCGCATGCGTAAGGTACTGGTCTTGGAAAGGATCATGCTGGTTGCATTTTTACTTTCGCTTGGTATTTTATTTCTGCCATGGCGGCAAACTATTCCGGGTAAGGGTACTGTTACCGCTTTAAGACCCCAGGATAGGCCTCAGACCATTCAAAATCAAATTGGAGGCCGAATAGAACGCTGGCATGTTAGTGAAGGGCAAAAGGTGCGGCAAGGTGATACCATATTGCTGATATCAGAGATTAGTCAATCTTACTTTGATACTGAGCTTCCGCTTAGATTGAAGGAGCAGCTAAAAGCAAAGCAAGGAAGCGAAGCTGCTGCAAGACAAAAAATGCGCGCTACTGAAGATCAGATCGGCGCTCTTGGCCGCGGATTAAACTTTCAGCTGGTAGCCGCAGAAAATAAAGTGAAACAGAGCATGAACTATGTTCAAAGCGATAGTGCCGACCTACAGGCACTGCGTCAGTTCTATCGCGTCAGTCAATCCCGTTTAGCGCGTTACGAACAAGGGTTTAAAGATGGCCTGTTTTCTCTGACTGATATCGAGACCCGTCGTCTGAATGTACAGAACGATAATGCGAAGCTTATTGCACAGGAGAATAAGCTGAACAGTTCGAAACAGTCAATGCTTAATGCACAGATCGAATTGGATAACATCAGAGCTAAATACCAGGAATCTCTGGCTAAGGCGCAATCTGATATGGGAACTGCACTATCGGGAGAGGCCAGCGCCCAGGGCGATATCGCAAAATTACGCAACGAGATTGCAAGTATTGATTTTCGCAGAGGTTTGTATGTCGTCCGTGCGCCTCAGGATGGTTACGTGATTAAAACCATGAAAGCCGGGATTGGTGAGATGATTAAAGAAGGGGAATCGGTAGCTACATTGCAACCTGAAAATCCTTTGGTAGCGGCAGAAATTTACGTGAATGCAATGGATGTGCCGCTAATGCAAGAAGGTAGTGAAGTTCGTTTACAATTTGTAGGATGGCCTTCGGTACAGTTTTCTGGCTGGCCGTCGGTAGCTGTGGGCACATTTGCCGGCAGGGTATTTTCAATAGATAGAATGATTAGTGCAAATGGTACTTACCGTGTACTGGTTAAGCAGATGGTCCCGGTTCCTCAGGCTGATGAGCCATGGCCGGTTCAGCTTAGACAGGGATCAGGGGTATTTGGCAGGGTCATTTTAAATTCTGTACCAGTTTGGTACGAGATATGGCGACAATTAAATGGTTTTCCTCCAAGTCTGGAGAGAGAACCAAAAAGTAATCAGGTTAAATAG
- a CDS encoding ABC transporter ATP-binding protein, producing the protein MNKKHDVPALRPWQRLVGILHFERSTINYIFFYAVLIGLLGLTLPLGTTAIFNLLSNGSMYSSTYILIGVVLIGILIGGLLLIGQLTLVELVEQKIFARTALEFAYRLPRIKKSELSGEYPPELVNRFFDILTIQKGLAKLVVEMISSAVLIFFSAILLSFYHPVYMAFGIFITLVLAIVVALYYKDAVRTSIEESGYKYEVVAYLEDIAANLDHYRGNKSRMREAMEKTDDITSSYLKARTGHFRILRKFFTSSIVIRAVLMGALLLMGSYFVIDRQMTFGQFVAAEVIVVQISYAVEKLMTSMSTIFDMVTSAEKLAVVTDMELEDGQEVNHG; encoded by the coding sequence ATGAACAAAAAACATGATGTGCCGGCGCTTAGGCCCTGGCAACGCCTGGTTGGAATACTCCATTTTGAGCGATCTACCATTAATTACATATTTTTTTACGCGGTATTGATCGGGTTGCTCGGACTGACCCTACCCTTAGGTACAACAGCAATCTTCAATTTGCTGAGCAATGGTTCAATGTATAGTTCTACCTATATTTTAATCGGGGTAGTGCTGATTGGAATATTAATCGGTGGTCTGCTGCTCATTGGTCAGCTAACCCTTGTTGAACTTGTTGAGCAAAAGATATTCGCAAGAACCGCTCTGGAGTTTGCTTACCGTTTGCCACGAATCAAAAAGTCTGAATTATCCGGAGAATATCCACCGGAACTGGTAAACCGTTTCTTTGATATTCTGACGATCCAAAAGGGACTTGCCAAATTAGTCGTAGAAATGATATCCTCAGCAGTGCTGATTTTTTTCAGTGCTATTTTACTCTCATTTTACCACCCGGTGTATATGGCCTTCGGAATCTTTATTACACTGGTACTGGCTATTGTCGTTGCACTTTACTATAAAGACGCCGTGCGAACCAGTATAGAGGAATCCGGGTATAAATACGAGGTGGTAGCTTACCTGGAAGATATAGCGGCAAACCTGGATCATTATCGTGGCAACAAAAGCAGAATGAGGGAGGCAATGGAAAAGACAGATGATATCACTTCCAGCTACCTGAAAGCGCGTACCGGTCACTTCAGGATTTTACGTAAATTTTTTACCAGTTCTATAGTCATACGGGCGGTACTGATGGGCGCCCTGCTTTTGATGGGCTCTTATTTTGTCATCGACAGGCAAATGACCTTCGGTCAGTTTGTGGCGGCCGAAGTGATTGTTGTTCAGATCAGCTATGCGGTAGAAAAACTAATGACCAGTATGAGTACTATATTCGATATGGTAACCAGTGCAGAAAAGCTGGCTGTAGTAACCGATATGGAACTGGAAGACGGACAGGAGGTAAACCATGGGTAA